From Musa acuminata AAA Group cultivar baxijiao chromosome BXJ3-8, Cavendish_Baxijiao_AAA, whole genome shotgun sequence, one genomic window encodes:
- the LOC135644753 gene encoding protein TIFY 9-like isoform X1: MVSETMSGVSLEHDFLGIDSAGAAKKPIMERKKSFRELHGEISKMNPNVIKSVIATSSAAVGKRKTPLPVLSSASRSKMETAPAVAPFTIFYNGAVVVFDLPREKAENILKLVEADKFGDLVHASKEPAVDEELDVNGGINHTFVIFCQYTQLKLKEQRERELNEDVMP, encoded by the exons ATGGTGTCGGAAACCATGTCGGGTGTCTCCTTGGAGCATGATTTCCTCGGCATCGACAGTGCCGGAGCTGCTAAGAAACCCATCATGGAGCGAAAGAAGTCCTTCCGAg AGCTTCATGGCGAGATCTCGAAGATGAATCCGAATGTCATAAAGAGCGTGATCGCCACCTCCAGTGCAGCGGTGGGGAAGAGAAAGACGCCACTGCCGGTGCTGAGCTCCGCTTCGAG ATCAAAGATGGAAACTGCTCCTGCGGTGGCTCCGTTCACCATCTTTTACAACGGCGCCGTGGTGGTGTTTGATCTTCCACGAGAAAAG GCAGAGAATATTCTGAAGCTGGTGGAGGCAGACAAATTTGGCGACCTCGTTCATGCATCCAAAGAGCCTGCAGTGGACGAGGAGCTTGACGTCAATGGAGGTATAAACCATACGTTTGTCATTTTCTGCCAATACACACAACTGAAACTAAAAGAACAACGAGAAAGGGAATTAAATGAGGATGTGATGCCATGA
- the LOC135644753 gene encoding protein TIFY 9-like isoform X2: MVSETMSGVSLEHDFLGIDSAGAAKKPIMERKKSFRELHGEISKMNPNVIKSVIATSSAAVGKRKTPLPVLSSASRSKMETAPAVAPFTIFYNGAVVVFDLPREKAENILKLVEADKFGDLVHASKEPAVDEELDVNGG; encoded by the exons ATGGTGTCGGAAACCATGTCGGGTGTCTCCTTGGAGCATGATTTCCTCGGCATCGACAGTGCCGGAGCTGCTAAGAAACCCATCATGGAGCGAAAGAAGTCCTTCCGAg AGCTTCATGGCGAGATCTCGAAGATGAATCCGAATGTCATAAAGAGCGTGATCGCCACCTCCAGTGCAGCGGTGGGGAAGAGAAAGACGCCACTGCCGGTGCTGAGCTCCGCTTCGAG ATCAAAGATGGAAACTGCTCCTGCGGTGGCTCCGTTCACCATCTTTTACAACGGCGCCGTGGTGGTGTTTGATCTTCCACGAGAAAAG GCAGAGAATATTCTGAAGCTGGTGGAGGCAGACAAATTTGGCGACCTCGTTCATGCATCCAAAGAGCCTGCAGTGGACGAGGAGCTTGACGTCAATGGAG GATGA
- the LOC135645325 gene encoding pentatricopeptide repeat-containing protein At3g26782, mitochondrial-like, whose protein sequence is MRLRSPATLLLSNAFSSSAPTATLAAHFGRHVDTTSVASWNAAIADLARAGDFVDALRAFASLRRLRLRPDRSSFPPALKSAAALASLPSGRQLHLFALRLGLLPDLFVASSLVDMYAKCRELSDARRAFDESPHRNAVLWTAMVAGYVWNDAPEDAIFLFKDFLADEGGAGIDSVAAVAVLSACSRVSGKKVAQGIHGLVMKVGLEMDVGVGNTLTDAYAKGGDLSLGRKVFEGMAARDVVSWNSMIALYAQNGLSAEALELYTKMLTNGSIQHNAVTLSAVLLACAHAGALQIGKCIHNQVVRMGLEKDVYVGTSVVDMYCKCGRVRMAKKAFDRMKEKNILSWSAMVAGYGMHGHGQEALKVFHEMTRSGEKPNYITFVSVLAACSHAGLVNEGRYWLDAMKRKFNIEPGVEHYGCMVDLLGRAGCLNEAYRLIKDMKVKPDFVVWGALLSACRIHKNVELGEISARKLFELDPKNCGYYVLLSNIYADAGRWNDVQRLRVIIKNKGLVKPPGYSSVEFKGRVHVFLVGDKKHPQHIEIYNYLEKLRVRMLEAGYVPDTGSVLHDVDEEEKETVLRVHSEKLALAFAIINTAPGTTIHIIKNLRVCGDCHSAIKLITKLVQREIVVRDSHRFHHFRDGSCSCGDYW, encoded by the exons ATGAGGCTCCGCTCGCCCGCCACACTACTACTCTCCAATGCGTTCTCGTCCTCCGCCCCCACCGCCACCCTCGCCGCCCACTTTGGTCGCCACGTCGACACCACCTCCGTCGCTTCATGGAACGCCGCCATCGCCGACCTCGCCCGTGCCGGGGACTTCGTCGACGCCCTTCGCGCCTTCGCATCCCTCCGCCGCCTACGCCTCCGCCCCGACCGTTCCTCCTTTCCCCCGGCCCTCAAGTCCGCCGCCGCCCTCGCTTCGCTCCCCTCCGGCCGACAGCTTCACCTCTTCGCCCTTCGCCTCGGCCTCCTCCCGGACCTATTCGTCGCCTCCTCCCTCGTCGACATGTACGCCAAGTGCCGCGAGCTGTCCGACGCCCGCCGGGCCTTCGACGAGTCCCCCCACCGCAATGCCGTTCTATGGACCGCCATGGTCGCGGGATACGTCTGGAATGACGCTCCCGAGGACGCCATCTTCTTGTTTAAGGACTTCCTTGCTGATGAAGGCGGGGCGGGCATCGACTCCGTGGCGGCTGTGGCAGTGCTCTCTGCATGCTCGAGGGTTTCTGGTAAGAAGGTTGCCCAAGGGATCCACGGGCTCGTGATGAAGGTTGGGTTGGAAATGGATGTGGGAGTGGGGAACACACTGACGGACGCCTATGCTAAAGGAGGAGACTTGAGTTTGGGGCGGAAGGTATTTGAGGGAATGGCCGCAAGAGATGTTGTATCTTGGAATTCAATGATTGCGTTGTATGCTCAAAATGGGCTCTCGGCAGAGGCATTGGAGCTATATACTAAGATGTTGACTAATGGAAGCATTCAACATAATGCTGTGACGCTCTCCGCAGTGCTGCTGGCGTGTGCACATGCAGGAGCATTGCAAATAGGAAAGTGCATTCATAACCAG GTGGTCAGGATGGGCTTGGAGAAAGATGTGTATGTGGGCACATCAGTGGTTGACATGTACTGCAAATGTGGGAGAGTGAGGATGGCAAAGAAAGCCTTTGACCGCATGAAGGAAAAGAATATCTTATCATGGTCTGCCATGGTTGCCGGTTATGGCATGCATGGTCACGGACAAGAGGCTCTGAAGGTTTTTCATGAAATGACGAGGTCAGGAGAGAAGCCAAATTACATAACCTTTGTTTCTGTCTTGGCAGCTTGCAGTCATGCAGGGCTTGTGAACGAAGGCAGATATTGGTTGGATGCAATGAAAAGAAAGTTCAATATTGAACCTGGTGTGGAGCATTATGGATGCATGGTAGACCTTCTTGGACGAGCAGGTTGTCTTAATGAAGCTTACAGATTGATCAAGGACATGAAAGTCAAGCCTGATTTTGTCGTCTGGGGTGCCCTTCTTAGTGCATGTAGGATTCATAAGAATGTCGAGCTAGGAGAGATTTCTGCTAGGAAACTGTTTGAGCTGGATCCAAAGAACTGCGGCTACTATGTTTTGCTCTCTAATATTTATGCAGATGCTGGAAGGTGGAATGATGTTCAGAGGCTGAGAGTTATAATTAAGAACAAAGGGCTGGTAAAGCCACCAGGGTATAGTTCAGTGGAATTTAAAGGTAGGGTTCATGTATTTCTAGTTGGGGATAAAAAGCACCCACAACATATAGAGATCTATAATTATTTGGAAAAGCTGAGAGTTAGGATGCTGGAAGCTGGTTATGTCCCAGATACAGGATCAGTTCTCCATgacgtagatgaagaagaaaaagaaacagtATTACGTGTTCACAGCGAAAAGCTGGCTCTCGCTTTTGCAATTATTAACACAGCTCCTGGAACGACGATCCACATCATCAAGAATCTTCGGGTTTGTGGTGACTGTCACAGTGCAATCAAGCTGATCACAAAGCTTGTACAACGGGAGATTGTTGTTAGAGACTCTCACCGGTTCCATCATTTCAGAGATGGGTCCTGTTCTTGTGGGGATTATTGGTGA